AGACGGGAGTTTGGAGAAGCCATATCAACAAAGAGACATGATGATGAGCAGCTCCTTTGTTTACATAGTTTGGCCGGAGAGAAAGCTGAAACAAGTAATATATATGGTACTGTTACTTCTTTTTCCCACTGCCAATTGTCAGCAGCTCAAAGCTGCGGAGAGTTTCATCTCGGATGCCTCTTGCAGCAGCACGAGTGAAAGAGGAGGACTTGGACTCAAATCCAGGTTGTAATCTCTGAGTGGTTGATATACGACCACTGCCTGACCCGAGCCGACTATGACGATTGTCACTAGGTTCACCAGAGGAGCTGGGCCTGCTGCTTGATACGACTGCCCTCTTTGAGCTACTGCCGGTCCGAGAAAGCCGACCTCTTTCCGAATCAATTTTCTAGAAAATCAGCAAGCAATATTCAGTTGTAAAAACTTTGGTCCGCAAATAAAACGTAACTAAGAAATAACTTCTGTCAATTGCAGCGCACCACGTCTTTGGATGGTGGTACTTCATCGGATCTGTTTCTCGAGTTTTCTCCATGCAAGCCTGCACCAGAACCATTTCTTCTGCCAAATGCCTCCATTGCACCAGATAATCTGTCCCGTATATCGTGCTTCACTACATGACACGTGTTCAACATTCATTATCCATTGACAACTCAATGAGAATTCAAACACGTGTACAACCTTCTTTCTCTTTATCAACAGCTAACCTAAATAGATTCTTGTTTTGAGGGGTTAAAATCGAGAAAGTAGAGACTACCGTTTCACATCTTTTGATATCAAATCATCAacccaaaaaaaacaaaaattctaATACTTTCTTGGTTCGTATTCTTTCTTGCAACTGCAATAATAACCATCTCTCTTTACCTGGTGTCTTCTCAGCTCTTTCTGCAGGCTGTCCTAGGTTTAAAGGGACTTTTCCTGTAGGGTGCTgacaaagaaaatataaaaaaaggaaaaaaaggtaAGATTTATATTTTACACTAATTAAAGTGAAGTAATATTAATAAATGACCAAGTGAAAACTAACCCTCGTTTTAGAACTGGAGCTGACTTGTGGATACTTCAGTATTGTCCAATCAAATACATAATCAAATTGGTAACCTGCGATAATGAATTGAAATAAATTTCTGATATTAAGGCTATAAAGTGAAGATAAAAGCATAGCATAAAAACAAACTCTATAGAAACGAACCTTCTCGAATAAAGAGGTCTCGGAAAAGTCTCTTCAAGTAAGAATAATCAGGCTTGTCTTCAAATCGCAATGACCGACAATAATGGAAATATGAAATGAACTCTGATGAATAAGATTTACAAAGCACCTGTCCACAAATGTACAAATAAATTCATATCATCCACCATGTTACACCTGTGGCAACGCAACATATTCAAGGTGCACTTTGCTTTCCAGTTTGCCATGATCATCATAGGGTAACACAAGATAAATTTAATACAGAGCAAGTTACAGTACTTCTACTGGAGTAAGCATCTTTTTCTCGCTGATTCTATCATACTTCTGCTTTTTTGTGCCAGCTTTTAGTCCCTGCCAAGGAAGGCTGAAAATGAAAAACATTAGGGAAGCAAATCAAGCCTAGAGAAGTTTGATGGAAAAAGATATAGATAAAAACTTTAAACTCAACCTTCCTCTTAGAAAATACATGAGGACATAACCAAGAGATTCTAAATCATCCCTTCTGCTTTGTTCTGTAATAAAAGATCACAAACATAATTTAACAACACCAAGAAGATGCCAAAAAAAATCTTTCTGTTCTTCTGAGACAGACGAACGAGAATAGTATACTGGTAACAAGAAAATGGTGACTCACCAACTCCAAGATGGGTGTTAACACTAGCATAACGAGCTGTGCCAGTGAGGTTCTTGTTTTCTCTGTATGTAATAAAGAAATGAGTGAAATATTCTAGGAGAAAGAATCAGCACATATTGTTTGCACATTTAAAGACATGTGAGACAAATTAGATAGATATAAAACAGTATATACTTGACAACAGCTAAGACTTGCATTATACccacaaaattattatttcagTATGCAACAGAGCTCGGAATCATCAGatataaaataattagtacCGACAGAAGATATCAATCAGTCAAAATTCAGAAGCATTGAACTACTATTCTAGTTGTCATGTAAATGTACGAGCTACGAAGTGCTGTTTCAATCCCATAGAAAATAAACCAGTTTAAGTCATATGCAATAGTAGCAGTAAAACAAGTTATGCATTGTTACTCCTATCATACTAAAtaaagattgctagaaagaggAACACGGTGCTAAATAAATACTCCCACCGCCCCAtgttagttgagtcatttcttttgggcacgtgATTTAAGAAAGTGGTGTTAAAGGTTAAGTGGATatgaaataaagtagatgagagaataaagtaggagaaagaagaaaaagtaaagtatgaaagaaaacaaagatTTTTATGCCATAAAGGGAAACGACTCAAGTTATGTGGGACAACCCGAAATGGATTACGACTCAAGTAATGTGGGACAACACGAAATGGGTTGCGACTCAAATAATTTGGGAGTTGGGACGGATGGGGTATTAGATACAAACATTTACAACCCTATGCAACTTTCTACTCTTTTACATCAGCAATTATATAAGTCTAAGGAAGTAGTCACTcattatttatgatattttggGGGCAAGGGGTGTGGAGGGACAAAAAAGATCAAGCATGAATTAGTTGGCAAGATAACAACTTTGTCGACCTAGTAATAATACCTGTAAGGTATATGCTTGTGAGTCTGTAGATCTCGGTATTTCTTAGCAAGCCCATAGTCAATGATGTACACCTGGCACAAAGATAAACAAAGTTGTTGCTTCAGGTACAGGCCTGAAATGTTTTTGAAGATAAAATAACAAGTTTTTCCATCAACAACTTCAGAGGATCAACCAAACTGTTGCCTTCAGGTTTCCAATCATCAACCATTGAATGCATATGGCTATATGATCCAATACATCATAGAGAACAACAACTAAAAGCTGAGCATCCTTTACCCGTGATGTGTTTGGTGACAGAATAACTAGTCCAAACCAGAAACAAGATTATTTTACCCAAAATGTGCTTTCATCTGCACGACTGCACCAATGACTAATTGCAATATTTCCAGCATATTTTATCAAAGACAATATAAGAGATTCGGGTGTTAGGTGAAGCAAATCAACGAATATTATAGATAGCTTTACCAGGCAAGTGATACCAAATGCTTAAGATATTAACAACTAGGAGCATCAAAAAGGAAGCATGGACTATTCTAATTTCTAACAAAGACTATATGACCTGGGAACAAAAGCAAACTTACTTGGTTGGCTTTGCGTCCCAACCCCATTAAGAAGTTATCAGGCTTTATATCACGATGAAGAAAACCTCTAGAGTGCATGTATTCAACTCTATTTATCTACATATGAAAAATGGCAGTCAGTAAAgagaaaataacaaaacaaattaacAATGTAGTTAATGTTGAAATGAACACATACTTAGTACTTACTAATTGATCTGCTAGCATAAGAACTGTTTTCAATGAGAACTTCCTGTTGCAGTAGTTAAACAAATCCTCCAAGCTTGGGCCAAGAAGGTCGATAGCCATAGCATTGTACTCTCCTTCAACTCCAAACCATTTAAGGTGGGGAATCCCAGCTTCAGGAGAGAAACAAGAGCATTAATTTGGATTACATCTTatagaaaagaagaaaagaacTCAGACTTCATGAATGCAGATACTCACTTCCCCCCTGAAGAAGCATGTACAACTTTGATTCATAGTGAAGCTGAGGGTGCTTAGTCTTAACCGATTCCTGAAAAGGAGAAAAATATGTTCCTTCGCGAGATCAGAATACAGCATATTAAATAGAAATTCAAAAATTGCAACTGGATGAGCACCATGATCTGTAAAATCCTATTCTGGCTCAAAACTAAACATCTTAAACCATTACACAATTGAAAACAGGGGGAAAATATCCAGATCGACCAATCACTCCACAGGATTAAAAAAAAAGGCTGCACAACTTTGCCATTATTCCTCGAAACTAACTCACCAGCTTCACAGCAACTTCTTCTCCAGTTTGAATATTTACTCCTGAATGAATGAAAACAATGCATGATTCTTTTTACTCCAAAACGACAGAATTCGGTAATCATAAAAAAGAGTACCTAAGTAAAGCTCTCCAAAAGATCCGCTGCCAATCTTTCTTCCCAGCTTAAACTTCCCTCCGATGACATGATCCATGCTTCGTTTTCAGAAATTAATCGAAAATTCTTCCAGAAAATTGAATCTCTTTTTATTTCACGATGCACAGCTTAATGTATCACGAAATTAGGACAAAATCCctaataaacaataaaaaaatccccaatttctcTTCAGATCCTATCAAAGAAAACGATACCcagaaaaaaaaaccctaatcgAGAATACAAGTGCTGCTTATATCACATAAACCTGGAGTACAATATACATACACTGTAttagaaaaaaatcaaatctttgtTACTTGAAAGTTAGAAAACAGCAGGGCTGAATTAATAGCTAAGACAACGCGGCAAAAGGGGAAACTTGACAAATTTGGGCACGCAAAGTCAACATCTGGGACTTGGCAAAGAAAAGCCCAGAATTTCTTCTCTGTTATCCGAAACTAAAAATCGATTGAGGAATGTTCTATGTTCGTAATTCAACAGTAAAATGTCGGAAGCGGAAGAGAAGAAtctgaaggagaaaaaagtAGCAGTGAAAATTGAAGTTTATAGATTCTGGAAAAGATCCGTGTGAGAGAAGTACatagacaagaattgaagagcAAATTCAGACTGCTCTGATTGATAACAACAATTGTGGATATCTCATGAATGTCAGCTCAAGATATATATACACTTTTAAAAACTGTATTTCTTTCTTACACCCTTTTTCTTCTTGCCTTtagtttaaaaaatgaatttgaaaacctaatttcatttttcactgTTGTTATCCTGGATTACGGTCAGTGCAcactttgtttttttagttAACTCAAGTAATTTATACTCTTAAAATCctgttttatttttcattttatttctcaGTCCCAACACTGCAATAGCATTCTAAATTTTacctttaaaaatatgcaaattctATTTTTACCAAAATATacttaactttttttaaaaaaaattatggagTGAAGGGGTGAAACAATGGGATAAAAAAAAGGATATTTATAGAGTGAAAATAGTGCGGAAAATCTTAGGCAGTCAGCAAAGAGGATATGCAATAGTGTCGATCGTCACGCCCTATCCTTGGGGGGATTAGCCTCGGCCTCGAGAAATCTCGTGCAATAGCGGCCCATATACCCGCCGATCACTTAGGGCGAATTTATAGGCACTATTGTGAGTGCCCTAAACACACTATCTTTGTTTGTTTGAGCATAGAGAGAAACTTAGAAAATATCTTAAATTGTCTactagttaaataaataaaacatgtaaGTGAGTTCTGCATAAAGTCTTGTACCAGATAGAAAATGCTTCGTGTGAAGGAGAGAGTTGTTTTTATTACTcacttttttattcaaataaatatattcttTCCGTTTAGTAAGAGTatgcattttttctttttagtaagTCCCACGGGAGTATGCATtatctaattttgaaaagtcttttCACTATAAAGTCgtgagactcattttccactaacaatggccatgtttggttgtcaggattctgtctgggaaagtaatctgattccttaaattttaaattcttatgtttgtttccgtttttaatcaaactgggaaagtaatcaaaatccagaaacaaggaaagttagtacaactttccaggattctgaatcctaacttttcttaggtattcttttttcaagttttaggattcttacatatttaatgcaatatagtacagtttattattattattattattatcattattattattatcatcatcatcatcatcattattactgttattatttattacaatgttttaaaaataatttaaaagtataagcCATACCtagataataaataactataattcaaattatcataattataactatattattaatatttatttttatttttattataataataataataatttattaaataattaaatataattataattatataatgatataataattattaatttataaattagtaattaacaataaaattgtagtgaaattttaaattataaaatttattcaattaaaaattaagtaaatataatgataataataataataataataatcttatttattattatattattatatattatgatgtataatccatatttaaactatctatcgtaataacaaataaaataatataattattatcatttgtaattaataatttattaaataatactccctccgtcttgtgctactcgcacgtttgcttttcggctcgtcacaaagtccttacactatttataatttaagttagaattaatgcatttaattaatatattagtttaagttaagagctcttttattaagtgatgtctcattacacctaaaattcttttttaattacacaaaaaaatcaatcccaaatttacggcctaaaatgaaatgtgcgagtagcatgggacgaagggagtatgtattattattttttataaataagaaatgataagtatatttttagtttagtgtttaaatcaaatatatactttcaaatcttgatattttccaaacacgggaaagtaaagttattagaaatcatattcccgggattcattttcccaggaatcattttccttgccaactttactttcccgccaaccaaacatgactcaattactttttctttctatctttctcttactttaccaattgtacattaaaactcatgccaaacaaaaatatatatttttgtggAGCAGAAGGAGTATAACTCATTATAATTGTATTGAGTGGGTGTAGTGTATTTCCATTCTCCacattcaatatatatatacgtATACTCCCTCCACCCCATAAAAGTAGGAACTTTCGGGATtgcacgggttttaatacaaaattggtaaagtaaaggAGCgacaaaaagaaaaagtgattggagtattattagtggagatgGAACCCACCTCATAGAGGAAAAAGACTTGCCAAAAATGGAAGATGATTATTTTTGTGAGACAACCCAAGATGGAAAAagaagactatttttatgggacgaagggagtatattgctatggatgtaatcaaatgcaaactttaaatattatacaaaatacaatCTATGACTTGGTCCATTAGAAAATGTAAACGGATGACAAAATAACagtaaaaaaatgtcaacacaatgtcaacggttgacGTGTTGAATTTGTGTTGATATTAAATCTTGAAATAttacaatgtgttgacattttatcaCTACACATATATATGTGTGATCAAATGCTAACTAATTTCCAATTCAGAACTtagcactttttaattttgtatattaaaattatcaacacagaTTATAAGTATATCAACACTAAACTGTTGATAtacttatgtctttgtgttgattttaaatttacatattgTATAACTAAAATTACTAATTTTGGTAATAGACATCACGTTACACTAACTTATCACACTcaagttttattataaaactaatacaccTATATAAAACTAGGACTCATATTTTACTACCTTTTTCAAcacacttttcattatatttcttaaaatctaagctGAGTTAAATAGACTCAATTAATCGTACACGGAGAGAGTAGCATATATTTGAGGTGGATATAAAACATTAAGGCCGAATAATATAGAACTTTAATAAAAGTGTACAAGTCAAAATATgattcaaatttgttgatgGAGCCGCCAATTTGCAGTTCCAATCAAATCAATCTTTCACAAAAGGAGAAAACCAATTAACAAACAACTAatcctactccctccgtcccacaagaatatgcactatttccttttagtccgtcctacaaaaatatgcactttctaattttgaaaacttttttctctctaaagaggtgagactcattctccactaaaaGAATTGTCCATTTCACGAATCATGTCAAAGAGGTGCGACTTAGAATACAACAAAAAATTATCATAAAAGACCCAAATATTGTCCATTTCACGAATCATGTCAAAGATAAAAACAACCaataaaagaattttttttttgctggCCATGCCCTTTATTGTCACCATATGGATGCCATAAGATTATCAGAGaaatagtagttaaaatttAAGACTTGTTTGTTTTCAGATGCTGCATAACATTTGTATGGTTGTAAAACATCTCACATTGAGACTAGTTCATTTACTTATCAAGTAGAAATGAGCTGCAAAATTCACCATGGTGATTCAACATGCCTTGCTCGGACTGCGAAACACAAGACTTGTGGCCATTCTTGAAATGGTGAAATCGAACAAGATTATTAACAATGATCCCTCTGCGAAGATCTTCTGCTCCTCACCCCGTTGCCTTCAAGCTGCATTCATCACACAATATCCTGCAGTAGTGC
This DNA window, taken from Salvia splendens isolate huo1 chromosome 18, SspV2, whole genome shotgun sequence, encodes the following:
- the LOC121777241 gene encoding casein kinase 1-like protein 10; translated protein: MDHVIGGKFKLGRKIGSGSFGELYLGVNIQTGEEVAVKLESVKTKHPQLHYESKLYMLLQGGTGIPHLKWFGVEGEYNAMAIDLLGPSLEDLFNYCNRKFSLKTVLMLADQLINRVEYMHSRGFLHRDIKPDNFLMGLGRKANQVYIIDYGLAKKYRDLQTHKHIPYRENKNLTGTARYASVNTHLGVEQSRRDDLESLGYVLMYFLRGSLPWQGLKAGTKKQKYDRISEKKMLTPVEVLCKSYSSEFISYFHYCRSLRFEDKPDYSYLKRLFRDLFIREGYQFDYVFDWTILKYPQVSSSSKTRHPTGKVPLNLGQPAERAEKTPVKHDIRDRLSGAMEAFGRRNGSGAGLHGENSRNRSDEVPPSKDVKIDSERGRLSRTGSSSKRAVVSSSRPSSSGEPSDNRHSRLGSGSGRISTTQRLQPGFESKSSSFTRAAARGIRDETLRSFELLTIGSGKKK